The following proteins are encoded in a genomic region of Streptococcus equi subsp. equi:
- a CDS encoding membrane protein, with product MSEKSKAFESEAESQNLELHEAKKMTIGEAVRKDSELKAGITEDDSVLDKYIKRHRNEVSSQKFDAKYMELDTASLDNFIKKQREELSKAGLVDVEPVDEASTEEKPAGETSFIEPLAARADTSAAATDSASDFTGQLADDAVSERPAEVESILSDSYASRRSKKKKPLFAILLATLTLVASAFALNHIYQLSKHKPQSKATVSKKARSKASTANQTNKTKANAKAFEDLYKTFFTDNDKTTLKNSAFDQLPNLETALKRLEGTAYYDKAKEKVTGLKKQVTAIQAVNGKFTTAAIVNGEKIAAEVKADANFDDLASDTLTTGNAKLDSLLQSSIKAGREQLASRSATQAASTPAASALPASPAAPQVPAVPAPVAPMYGITGYDPSILQRDLSRVPYNQAMIADTGNPAWAFNPGVLERIVATSQARGYISGNDYILEPVNIINGNGYYNMFKPDGTYLFSLNCKTGYFVGNGKGHAEDLDY from the coding sequence GTGTCAGAAAAAAGCAAAGCATTTGAATCAGAGGCAGAAAGCCAAAATTTGGAGCTTCATGAAGCCAAAAAAATGACAATCGGTGAGGCAGTACGCAAGGACTCAGAGCTAAAAGCAGGGATTACCGAGGATGATAGTGTTTTAGACAAATATATTAAGCGGCATCGTAACGAAGTGTCATCACAAAAGTTTGATGCAAAGTATATGGAGTTAGATACAGCAAGTCTGGATAACTTTATCAAAAAACAAAGAGAGGAGCTCAGCAAAGCCGGCTTAGTTGATGTTGAGCCAGTGGACGAGGCTTCAACAGAGGAGAAGCCAGCCGGTGAGACCTCATTCATTGAGCCTCTAGCAGCTAGAGCTGACACTTCAGCGGCAGCTACTGATTCTGCTAGTGATTTTACTGGGCAGCTAGCTGATGACGCAGTTAGCGAGCGACCTGCAGAAGTAGAGAGTATTTTATCAGATAGCTATGCTAGTCGTAGGTCTAAAAAGAAAAAGCCTCTGTTTGCTATTTTGTTAGCCACGCTAACCCTTGTAGCCTCAGCCTTTGCCCTCAACCATATCTATCAGCTGTCTAAGCATAAGCCTCAGTCAAAGGCTACTGTTTCTAAAAAAGCAAGGAGCAAAGCATCAACAGCTAATCAGACCAACAAAACAAAGGCTAATGCTAAGGCTTTTGAAGATCTTTACAAGACATTTTTCACAGATAATGATAAAACAACCCTAAAAAATAGCGCCTTTGATCAGTTACCGAATTTGGAGACTGCTTTAAAAAGGCTTGAAGGGACAGCCTATTATGACAAGGCTAAGGAAAAGGTTACTGGGCTGAAAAAGCAAGTAACAGCTATTCAGGCGGTTAATGGGAAATTTACAACAGCTGCAATTGTCAATGGTGAAAAGATTGCAGCTGAGGTCAAAGCTGATGCTAATTTTGATGACCTAGCTAGTGATACGCTAACCACTGGTAATGCAAAACTTGATTCATTGCTACAATCAAGCATCAAGGCAGGTCGTGAGCAGCTAGCAAGCAGGTCTGCTACCCAAGCAGCTAGCACTCCAGCTGCTTCTGCCTTACCAGCAAGCCCTGCAGCTCCGCAGGTTCCTGCTGTACCAGCTCCAGTGGCTCCAATGTATGGCATTACAGGCTATGACCCTTCAATATTGCAGCGTGACCTGTCTCGTGTGCCCTACAATCAGGCTATGATTGCTGATACAGGAAACCCTGCTTGGGCCTTTAATCCAGGTGTGCTTGAGCGTATTGTGGCTACCTCACAAGCAAGGGGCTATATTTCAGGCAATGATTATATCCTAGAGCCGGTCAATATTATCAATGGGAATGGCTATTACAACATGTTTAAGCCTGATGGCACCTACCTCTTTTCATTGAATTGCAAAACAGGCTATTTTGTCG